One genomic window of Bombus fervidus isolate BK054 chromosome 14, iyBomFerv1, whole genome shotgun sequence includes the following:
- the LOC139994316 gene encoding uncharacterized protein isoform X4 yields MIEEFFYHYIFTTGIKCPVKLKPKEDAKMRLEEDLVIRRSRPTMISAKYRAREERRRLLKISAGKLRRIEDPEASLCRSVLINNAVRRLQRENRDEKTRNYGLPVVTYLNDSTKENNVSSNLIVGVTDDETSSRKRLSDDTRNDGISPKRQRHNDLDLQDDVFSDFYILPPTPRLLSHIDEVQEPESPHHHHLVYSEDRLGSVDIRSTTTIISTSTANTTTTSSTSTSASSCCNSVMFPTELDDTSGQLTSVARSTDISSIMEASDVVDPDRICDFARFADSAKTLEERLVELQSLDEHFDLAKFERNNNQSCGRAFHDIQTFHSLVPGLET; encoded by the exons atGATAGAAGAATTTTTCTACCATTACATTTTTACAACTGGGATCAAATGTCCTGTTAAATTGAAGCCGAAAGAAG ACGCTAAGATGAGATTGGAGGAAGACCTTGTGATTCGTAGGAGCAGACCAACGATGATTTCGGCAAAGTACCGTGCGAGGGAGGAACGTCGTCGCTTGCTTAAAATTTCAGCCGGTAAGCTAAGGAGGATCGAGGACCCAGAGGCTAGCCTGTGCAGATCGGTTCTCATAAACAACGCCGTCAGGCGACTGCAACGTGAAAACCGAGATGAAAAGACGAGGAATTACGGGCTTCCGGTGGTCACGTATCTAAATGATTCCACCAAAGAGAATAACGTTTCCAGCAACCTTATCGTCGGAGTAACAGACGACGAAACGTCCTCCAGGAAGAG attaAGCGATGACACGCGGAACGATGGAATCAGCCCGAAGCGACAGAGGCACAATGATCTTGACCTTCAGGACGATGTGTTCAGCGACTTTTACATTCTGCCTCCGACTCCGCGATTACTATCTCATATAGACGAAGTCCAGGAACCCGAATCTCCGCATCATCACCATCTGGTGTACTCTGAGGACCGCCTGGGCTCCGTAGATATTCGATCGACAACAACAATCATCAGCACTAGCACCGCAAACACAACCACCACCAGCAGCACCAGCACGTCCGCGAGTAGTTGCTGTAACTCCGTCATGTTCCCTACCGAACTAGATGACACTAGCGGTCAACTAACCAGTGTTGCTAGATCTACCGACATAAGCAGCATAATGGAGGCTTCGGACGTGGTCGACCCTGACAGGATCTGCGATTTTGCAAGGTTTGCAGACTCCGCCAAGACTCTAGAAGAACGTTTAGTCGAGTTACAGTCGCTGGACGAACATTTTGACCTGGCGAAATTCGAAAGGAACAACAATCAGAGTTGTGGCAGAGCGTTCCACGATATCCAGACCTTCCACAGTTTGGTACCAGGACTGGAAACCTAG
- the LOC139994316 gene encoding uncharacterized protein isoform X2, whose amino-acid sequence MYVCIYVYVQVNLLVGEGRGRRARVSDSIADFTDAKMRLEEDLVIRRSRPTMISAKYRAREERRRLLKISAGKLRRIEDPEASLCRSVLINNAVRRLQRENRDEKTRNYGLPVVTYLNDSTKENNVSSNLIVGVTDDETSSRKRLSDDTRNDGISPKRQRHNDLDLQDDVFSDFYILPPTPRLLSHIDEVQEPESPHHHHLVYSEDRLGSVDIRSTTTIISTSTANTTTTSSTSTSASSCCNSVMFPTELDDTSGQLTSVARSTDISSIMEASDVVDPDRICDFARFADSAKTLEERLVELQSLDEHFDLAKFERNNNQSCGRAFHDIQTFHSLVPGLET is encoded by the exons atgtatgtatgtatatatgtatacgtgcAAGTAAACTTACTGGTGGGAGAAGGGAGAGGACGACGCGCACGAGTCAGCGACTCCATAGCAGACTTTACAG ACGCTAAGATGAGATTGGAGGAAGACCTTGTGATTCGTAGGAGCAGACCAACGATGATTTCGGCAAAGTACCGTGCGAGGGAGGAACGTCGTCGCTTGCTTAAAATTTCAGCCGGTAAGCTAAGGAGGATCGAGGACCCAGAGGCTAGCCTGTGCAGATCGGTTCTCATAAACAACGCCGTCAGGCGACTGCAACGTGAAAACCGAGATGAAAAGACGAGGAATTACGGGCTTCCGGTGGTCACGTATCTAAATGATTCCACCAAAGAGAATAACGTTTCCAGCAACCTTATCGTCGGAGTAACAGACGACGAAACGTCCTCCAGGAAGAG attaAGCGATGACACGCGGAACGATGGAATCAGCCCGAAGCGACAGAGGCACAATGATCTTGACCTTCAGGACGATGTGTTCAGCGACTTTTACATTCTGCCTCCGACTCCGCGATTACTATCTCATATAGACGAAGTCCAGGAACCCGAATCTCCGCATCATCACCATCTGGTGTACTCTGAGGACCGCCTGGGCTCCGTAGATATTCGATCGACAACAACAATCATCAGCACTAGCACCGCAAACACAACCACCACCAGCAGCACCAGCACGTCCGCGAGTAGTTGCTGTAACTCCGTCATGTTCCCTACCGAACTAGATGACACTAGCGGTCAACTAACCAGTGTTGCTAGATCTACCGACATAAGCAGCATAATGGAGGCTTCGGACGTGGTCGACCCTGACAGGATCTGCGATTTTGCAAGGTTTGCAGACTCCGCCAAGACTCTAGAAGAACGTTTAGTCGAGTTACAGTCGCTGGACGAACATTTTGACCTGGCGAAATTCGAAAGGAACAACAATCAGAGTTGTGGCAGAGCGTTCCACGATATCCAGACCTTCCACAGTTTGGTACCAGGACTGGAAACCTAG
- the LOC139994316 gene encoding uncharacterized protein isoform X1 has protein sequence MKFLLVCTSLWLNGSTYSVDAGRCIAEKNGKIWSIIGIERALRKHVNTYVPLDCPLWSSFLPPLDAKMRLEEDLVIRRSRPTMISAKYRAREERRRLLKISAGKLRRIEDPEASLCRSVLINNAVRRLQRENRDEKTRNYGLPVVTYLNDSTKENNVSSNLIVGVTDDETSSRKRLSDDTRNDGISPKRQRHNDLDLQDDVFSDFYILPPTPRLLSHIDEVQEPESPHHHHLVYSEDRLGSVDIRSTTTIISTSTANTTTTSSTSTSASSCCNSVMFPTELDDTSGQLTSVARSTDISSIMEASDVVDPDRICDFARFADSAKTLEERLVELQSLDEHFDLAKFERNNNQSCGRAFHDIQTFHSLVPGLET, from the exons atgaaatttcttctCGTGTGTACTTCATTATGGCTCAACGGAAGTACATACTCAGTAGATGCAGGTCGTTGTATAGCagaaaaaaatgggaaaatttGGTCAATTATTGGCATAGAGCGTGCACTACGTAAACACGTAAATACTTACGTACCGCTAGACTGCCCTCTATGGTCGTCTTTTTTACCGCCTCTCG ACGCTAAGATGAGATTGGAGGAAGACCTTGTGATTCGTAGGAGCAGACCAACGATGATTTCGGCAAAGTACCGTGCGAGGGAGGAACGTCGTCGCTTGCTTAAAATTTCAGCCGGTAAGCTAAGGAGGATCGAGGACCCAGAGGCTAGCCTGTGCAGATCGGTTCTCATAAACAACGCCGTCAGGCGACTGCAACGTGAAAACCGAGATGAAAAGACGAGGAATTACGGGCTTCCGGTGGTCACGTATCTAAATGATTCCACCAAAGAGAATAACGTTTCCAGCAACCTTATCGTCGGAGTAACAGACGACGAAACGTCCTCCAGGAAGAG attaAGCGATGACACGCGGAACGATGGAATCAGCCCGAAGCGACAGAGGCACAATGATCTTGACCTTCAGGACGATGTGTTCAGCGACTTTTACATTCTGCCTCCGACTCCGCGATTACTATCTCATATAGACGAAGTCCAGGAACCCGAATCTCCGCATCATCACCATCTGGTGTACTCTGAGGACCGCCTGGGCTCCGTAGATATTCGATCGACAACAACAATCATCAGCACTAGCACCGCAAACACAACCACCACCAGCAGCACCAGCACGTCCGCGAGTAGTTGCTGTAACTCCGTCATGTTCCCTACCGAACTAGATGACACTAGCGGTCAACTAACCAGTGTTGCTAGATCTACCGACATAAGCAGCATAATGGAGGCTTCGGACGTGGTCGACCCTGACAGGATCTGCGATTTTGCAAGGTTTGCAGACTCCGCCAAGACTCTAGAAGAACGTTTAGTCGAGTTACAGTCGCTGGACGAACATTTTGACCTGGCGAAATTCGAAAGGAACAACAATCAGAGTTGTGGCAGAGCGTTCCACGATATCCAGACCTTCCACAGTTTGGTACCAGGACTGGAAACCTAG
- the LOC139994316 gene encoding uncharacterized protein isoform X3: MLDFEQQANQAQALASLDEDWHLLEDAKMRLEEDLVIRRSRPTMISAKYRAREERRRLLKISAGKLRRIEDPEASLCRSVLINNAVRRLQRENRDEKTRNYGLPVVTYLNDSTKENNVSSNLIVGVTDDETSSRKRLSDDTRNDGISPKRQRHNDLDLQDDVFSDFYILPPTPRLLSHIDEVQEPESPHHHHLVYSEDRLGSVDIRSTTTIISTSTANTTTTSSTSTSASSCCNSVMFPTELDDTSGQLTSVARSTDISSIMEASDVVDPDRICDFARFADSAKTLEERLVELQSLDEHFDLAKFERNNNQSCGRAFHDIQTFHSLVPGLET; encoded by the exons ACGCTAAGATGAGATTGGAGGAAGACCTTGTGATTCGTAGGAGCAGACCAACGATGATTTCGGCAAAGTACCGTGCGAGGGAGGAACGTCGTCGCTTGCTTAAAATTTCAGCCGGTAAGCTAAGGAGGATCGAGGACCCAGAGGCTAGCCTGTGCAGATCGGTTCTCATAAACAACGCCGTCAGGCGACTGCAACGTGAAAACCGAGATGAAAAGACGAGGAATTACGGGCTTCCGGTGGTCACGTATCTAAATGATTCCACCAAAGAGAATAACGTTTCCAGCAACCTTATCGTCGGAGTAACAGACGACGAAACGTCCTCCAGGAAGAG attaAGCGATGACACGCGGAACGATGGAATCAGCCCGAAGCGACAGAGGCACAATGATCTTGACCTTCAGGACGATGTGTTCAGCGACTTTTACATTCTGCCTCCGACTCCGCGATTACTATCTCATATAGACGAAGTCCAGGAACCCGAATCTCCGCATCATCACCATCTGGTGTACTCTGAGGACCGCCTGGGCTCCGTAGATATTCGATCGACAACAACAATCATCAGCACTAGCACCGCAAACACAACCACCACCAGCAGCACCAGCACGTCCGCGAGTAGTTGCTGTAACTCCGTCATGTTCCCTACCGAACTAGATGACACTAGCGGTCAACTAACCAGTGTTGCTAGATCTACCGACATAAGCAGCATAATGGAGGCTTCGGACGTGGTCGACCCTGACAGGATCTGCGATTTTGCAAGGTTTGCAGACTCCGCCAAGACTCTAGAAGAACGTTTAGTCGAGTTACAGTCGCTGGACGAACATTTTGACCTGGCGAAATTCGAAAGGAACAACAATCAGAGTTGTGGCAGAGCGTTCCACGATATCCAGACCTTCCACAGTTTGGTACCAGGACTGGAAACCTAG
- the LOC139994316 gene encoding uncharacterized protein isoform X5, protein MRLEEDLVIRRSRPTMISAKYRAREERRRLLKISAGKLRRIEDPEASLCRSVLINNAVRRLQRENRDEKTRNYGLPVVTYLNDSTKENNVSSNLIVGVTDDETSSRKRLSDDTRNDGISPKRQRHNDLDLQDDVFSDFYILPPTPRLLSHIDEVQEPESPHHHHLVYSEDRLGSVDIRSTTTIISTSTANTTTTSSTSTSASSCCNSVMFPTELDDTSGQLTSVARSTDISSIMEASDVVDPDRICDFARFADSAKTLEERLVELQSLDEHFDLAKFERNNNQSCGRAFHDIQTFHSLVPGLET, encoded by the exons ATGAGATTGGAGGAAGACCTTGTGATTCGTAGGAGCAGACCAACGATGATTTCGGCAAAGTACCGTGCGAGGGAGGAACGTCGTCGCTTGCTTAAAATTTCAGCCGGTAAGCTAAGGAGGATCGAGGACCCAGAGGCTAGCCTGTGCAGATCGGTTCTCATAAACAACGCCGTCAGGCGACTGCAACGTGAAAACCGAGATGAAAAGACGAGGAATTACGGGCTTCCGGTGGTCACGTATCTAAATGATTCCACCAAAGAGAATAACGTTTCCAGCAACCTTATCGTCGGAGTAACAGACGACGAAACGTCCTCCAGGAAGAG attaAGCGATGACACGCGGAACGATGGAATCAGCCCGAAGCGACAGAGGCACAATGATCTTGACCTTCAGGACGATGTGTTCAGCGACTTTTACATTCTGCCTCCGACTCCGCGATTACTATCTCATATAGACGAAGTCCAGGAACCCGAATCTCCGCATCATCACCATCTGGTGTACTCTGAGGACCGCCTGGGCTCCGTAGATATTCGATCGACAACAACAATCATCAGCACTAGCACCGCAAACACAACCACCACCAGCAGCACCAGCACGTCCGCGAGTAGTTGCTGTAACTCCGTCATGTTCCCTACCGAACTAGATGACACTAGCGGTCAACTAACCAGTGTTGCTAGATCTACCGACATAAGCAGCATAATGGAGGCTTCGGACGTGGTCGACCCTGACAGGATCTGCGATTTTGCAAGGTTTGCAGACTCCGCCAAGACTCTAGAAGAACGTTTAGTCGAGTTACAGTCGCTGGACGAACATTTTGACCTGGCGAAATTCGAAAGGAACAACAATCAGAGTTGTGGCAGAGCGTTCCACGATATCCAGACCTTCCACAGTTTGGTACCAGGACTGGAAACCTAG